A portion of the Bulleidia sp. zg-1006 genome contains these proteins:
- a CDS encoding APC family permease, with protein sequence MNKKLRYIDVLGLVIGAIIGWGSFTLPGTKFLKEAGVINTFIGLLIGGIFIMVIQNAYHIMLESHREDGGEFTYTLNHLGKVHGFVVGWSLSLCYLSMVPLNAGAFVLLLREIFGSKMDFLYLYSISGYPIYLTDVLVMSAVILLFGFINIQGLKISTKVQNVMSILLAMIVSVLLCLMFMKSDLQAFHQNYVGNYHFSLKEISKIIAIAPFLFVGFDVVPQVSEELGFKPEKSTLLVGISVLVGIFLYGALNTIAGLGFSPDVAVKTHWAVADAVIHILGKTGFYVMLIALAAAVVGGINGFMIAASKLIASLSRRKHLGERYGIKNKKGVQPYAIIFVCAISLIGAFIGRRVIIYIVDMASVLAAVAYMYVSFISISFAKGKVEKVLSVLSVLISIGFIVLLVFPRSPARLSKGAFISLILWVFCGVLVYQFQTRKRKNS encoded by the coding sequence ATGAATAAAAAATTAAGATACATTGATGTTCTTGGTTTGGTAATAGGAGCCATTATAGGCTGGGGCTCCTTTACTCTGCCGGGCACAAAGTTTTTAAAAGAAGCGGGTGTAATCAATACCTTTATAGGACTTTTGATTGGAGGTATTTTTATCATGGTGATACAAAATGCTTATCACATCATGCTGGAAAGTCATAGAGAAGATGGTGGAGAATTCACTTATACCTTAAATCATTTAGGCAAGGTACACGGCTTTGTAGTAGGATGGTCCTTAAGTCTTTGTTATTTAAGTATGGTTCCGTTAAATGCGGGCGCCTTTGTGCTTCTTCTCCGTGAGATATTTGGGTCGAAGATGGACTTTTTATATCTGTATTCCATTTCAGGTTACCCAATATACCTTACGGATGTGCTTGTGATGTCAGCCGTGATTCTGTTGTTTGGCTTCATCAATATCCAAGGATTAAAAATTAGCACTAAGGTGCAGAATGTTATGAGTATTCTTTTAGCCATGATTGTATCGGTGCTTCTCTGCCTTATGTTTATGAAAAGCGATCTACAGGCTTTTCATCAAAACTATGTGGGAAATTACCACTTCTCTCTAAAGGAGATTTCTAAAATTATTGCGATTGCTCCCTTTTTGTTTGTGGGATTTGATGTAGTGCCACAGGTTTCAGAGGAGTTGGGTTTTAAACCCGAAAAGTCTACCTTACTTGTAGGGATTTCGGTGCTGGTTGGTATATTTCTCTATGGTGCTTTAAATACTATAGCTGGACTAGGCTTTTCACCAGATGTAGCAGTGAAAACACATTGGGCTGTAGCGGATGCCGTGATTCATATTTTAGGGAAAACAGGATTTTATGTCATGTTGATTGCCTTGGCGGCTGCAGTAGTAGGTGGAATCAATGGCTTTATGATTGCGGCAAGCAAACTCATTGCCAGTCTTTCCCGAAGAAAGCATCTTGGGGAAAGATATGGTATAAAGAATAAAAAAGGGGTACAACCTTATGCCATTATCTTTGTTTGTGCCATTAGCCTTATTGGCGCGTTTATAGGCAGAAGAGTGATTATTTACATTGTGGATATGGCGAGTGTTCTGGCTGCGGTAGCCTATATGTATGTTAGCTTTATCAGCATTTCCTTTGCGAAAGGGAAAGTAGAAAAAGTTTTAAGTGTACTATCTGTGCTGATTTCCATAGGTTTTATTGTACTCTTGGTGTTTCCAAGATCTCCCGCAAGACTTTCAAAGGGAGCCTTTATCAGTCTGATTTTGTGGGTGTTTTGTGGTGTTTTGGTATATCAATTTCAAACTAGAAAAAGAAAGAATTCATAG
- a CDS encoding PTS sugar transporter subunit IIA, with protein MNAILNKEAVILNMNIETKDDCFKFISEKAESLRLISDSESLYQSLWRRENEISTGFTDGIAIPHAKDACVLKPAILFIKNNRGIDWKSLDGQLIRIVISIIVPANSECNLHLILLSKLAKKLMDEDFRAQLTSENNQDAIYQELCASLE; from the coding sequence ATGAATGCCATTCTTAATAAAGAAGCCGTGATTTTAAATATGAATATTGAAACCAAAGATGACTGTTTTAAGTTTATTAGTGAAAAAGCTGAATCATTGCGCCTAATTAGTGATTCGGAAAGTCTTTATCAAAGCCTTTGGCGGCGAGAAAACGAAATCAGCACCGGTTTTACCGATGGAATTGCCATTCCACACGCCAAAGATGCTTGTGTTTTAAAACCCGCTATTCTATTCATTAAAAACAATCGTGGAATTGATTGGAAAAGTTTAGATGGTCAGCTCATTCGTATTGTTATTTCGATTATTGTACCCGCTAATTCCGAATGCAATTTGCATCTGATATTACTAAGCAAGCTTGCAAAAAAGCTGATGGATGAAGATTTTAGAGCTCAACTTACATCCGAAAACAATCAAGATGCTATTTATCAAGAACTATGCGCAAGTCTTGAATAA
- the rplM gene encoding 50S ribosomal protein L13 has protein sequence MRQTTMLKPAEVKRTWYVVDGNGKTLGRLATQVATILRGKHKPTYTPNVDCGDYVIVVNADKVQITGDQDFKKFYYSHSQFPGGLRTRSTKEMRENYTIEWVEKAIKGMLPHTKLGDVMRTHLFVYVGNEHPHAAQKPVVLEVK, from the coding sequence ATGCGTCAAACAACTATGTTAAAACCGGCAGAAGTTAAGCGCACTTGGTATGTCGTTGATGGTAATGGCAAAACTTTAGGTCGTTTAGCAACTCAGGTCGCAACTATTTTAAGAGGTAAGCACAAGCCTACTTATACACCAAATGTGGATTGTGGAGATTATGTAATCGTTGTGAATGCAGACAAGGTTCAAATCACAGGCGATCAAGACTTCAAGAAGTTCTATTACAGTCATTCTCAATTCCCGGGTGGATTACGTACAAGAAGCACTAAGGAAATGCGTGAAAACTATACAATTGAATGGGTTGAAAAAGCCATCAAGGGTATGTTACCACACACAAAGCTTGGTGATGTTATGCGTACTCATTTATTTGTTTATGTTGGAAATGAACATCCACATGCTGCTCAAAAACCAGTTGTGTTAGAAGTTAAATAA
- a CDS encoding PTS fructose transporter subunit IIC, with protein sequence MNKQKLENIQKQLMTGISYMMPIIVIAGVTLGLTTLLGQTIFNVNIGSKDIIKEATGLKYILCWLNQIAGKGMFSLMYPVLAGYIAFAIADRPGLSPGMLGGYLAVHLNSGFIGAVLIGFCAGYLVKSLNTLIKLDRKYVGVKSLFILPVLGGIFTAIIAYFVIAPIGSGFSLLSKTIVNSIGKGGGSLLSAALGAARAFDFGGPVNKMAGTIGKQLYFDTGYSYIALMLGALIPPIGIGLSTLISKHLLKEDVFDPQLQAGGLSCLILGVLGISEGVLPFIIMDPMIIPICMIGSGIGGAIGFSMGANVFPGSSYGFFMWPIVENITGFLLALIVGVFVVASLMIIHEKRVYAKKNRNNEVA encoded by the coding sequence ATGAATAAACAAAAATTAGAAAATATTCAGAAACAACTCATGACTGGTATTTCTTACATGATGCCAATCATCGTCATTGCGGGGGTCACATTAGGATTGACAACTCTACTTGGTCAAACCATCTTCAATGTCAATATTGGATCTAAAGATATTATCAAAGAAGCTACCGGCTTGAAATATATTTTATGCTGGTTGAACCAAATTGCCGGTAAAGGAATGTTTAGCTTGATGTATCCTGTTTTAGCCGGCTATATTGCCTTCGCTATTGCCGACCGTCCGGGTCTTTCTCCCGGTATGCTGGGTGGCTACTTAGCCGTTCATTTAAATTCAGGATTTATTGGGGCTGTCTTAATTGGCTTTTGCGCTGGTTATCTAGTGAAAAGTCTTAATACACTCATCAAACTGGATAGAAAATATGTTGGTGTTAAATCGTTATTTATTTTACCTGTCTTGGGAGGTATATTCACCGCTATTATCGCCTACTTTGTGATTGCTCCTATTGGCTCCGGTTTTTCTTTACTCAGTAAAACCATTGTTAACTCCATCGGTAAAGGAGGAGGCTCTTTGTTATCGGCAGCTTTAGGGGCTGCTCGTGCCTTTGACTTTGGTGGACCGGTGAATAAAATGGCTGGTACCATTGGTAAACAATTGTATTTTGATACCGGCTATTCCTACATTGCTTTAATGTTAGGAGCTTTGATACCACCTATTGGTATTGGTTTATCTACTTTGATTTCCAAGCACTTATTAAAAGAAGATGTGTTTGATCCTCAGCTTCAAGCTGGTGGCTTATCTTGCTTAATTTTAGGGGTATTGGGTATCTCTGAAGGTGTCTTACCATTTATTATCATGGATCCAATGATTATTCCTATTTGTATGATTGGTTCTGGTATTGGTGGAGCAATTGGTTTCAGCATGGGAGCTAATGTTTTCCCAGGGTCTTCCTATGGTTTCTTCATGTGGCCAATCGTTGAAAACATCACCGGATTCTTACTAGCCTTAATTGTTGGTGTCTTCGTTGTTGCCTCTTTGATGATTATTCATGAAAAACGTGTATACGCTAAAAAGAATCGTAATAATGAGGTAGCCTAA
- a CDS encoding FAD-dependent oxidoreductase, giving the protein MKIVIVGGVAGGAGVAARARRIDETAEVIMFERGENVSFSNCCLPFALSGVVDNSDKLVLMNPDEFWNKYRIKALVKHEVTEIIPSKKEVKVKNLLTGECFMESYDKLALAPGANAILPSSIKGIDRENVFVVKNVTDIKRIEAFVAKKKVNKITVVGGGFIGLEVAENFQEAGKEVNLVEGLPQVMKPLDEDMAQILHKEIIDNGIQLYLGKTLTEVKEGEVVLSGGERLPAELVIMAIGVTPETKLAKDCGIKLGKTGAILVNYNYQTNYPDIYAVGDAIEVTNRLTNDKTRLPLAGPAQRQARAAADHMFGETHSNRGVIGSSCIHLFNLNVANTGLNEKDCQKYGYNYDFAYTIPADKVSLMPECNPLFFKLIYEKPTGRILGAQAVGKGSVDKRIDVIAAMISMNATLEDLKELELCYSPYYSTAKDVVNHTALVALNLLHEKFRQVPVYKVRELVESNACIIDVREESEFAKGHLINAVNIPMSQFRERLSEIPKDVPVYLHCRSSQRSYNVICALQKLGYTNLYNISGSYLGISFYEYYKDKAEGRKPIVTEYNFA; this is encoded by the coding sequence ATGAAAATTGTAATTGTAGGTGGTGTAGCGGGTGGAGCCGGTGTTGCTGCAAGAGCAAGAAGAATCGATGAGACAGCGGAAGTCATTATGTTTGAAAGAGGAGAAAATGTATCCTTTTCTAACTGCTGTTTGCCTTTCGCTTTAAGTGGGGTAGTGGATAACAGTGATAAGCTAGTGCTCATGAATCCGGACGAGTTTTGGAATAAATACAGAATTAAGGCGCTAGTAAAGCACGAGGTTACAGAGATTATTCCGAGTAAAAAAGAAGTGAAGGTAAAAAATCTACTTACAGGAGAATGCTTTATGGAGAGCTATGATAAGCTTGCTCTTGCACCGGGAGCGAATGCTATTTTACCATCTTCCATCAAAGGAATTGATAGAGAGAATGTTTTTGTTGTGAAAAATGTTACTGATATCAAGAGAATCGAAGCTTTTGTTGCTAAAAAGAAGGTAAATAAGATAACTGTTGTTGGTGGAGGGTTTATTGGTCTCGAAGTAGCGGAAAATTTCCAAGAAGCGGGAAAAGAAGTGAATCTCGTGGAAGGTTTACCACAGGTCATGAAGCCTCTTGATGAGGACATGGCGCAAATTCTCCATAAGGAAATCATTGATAACGGCATTCAACTTTATTTGGGAAAGACCCTGACCGAAGTGAAAGAGGGAGAGGTTGTTCTTTCCGGCGGAGAGCGCCTTCCGGCAGAATTAGTCATTATGGCTATTGGTGTTACACCGGAAACGAAGCTCGCAAAGGATTGTGGAATCAAACTCGGAAAGACAGGAGCTATTTTAGTAAATTATAATTATCAGACTAATTATCCCGATATTTATGCTGTGGGAGATGCTATTGAAGTGACAAATAGACTGACGAATGATAAGACTAGACTCCCACTTGCAGGTCCTGCACAAAGACAGGCAAGAGCTGCTGCTGATCACATGTTTGGAGAAACACATAGTAATAGAGGAGTGATTGGATCCAGCTGTATTCACCTCTTTAATCTTAATGTGGCAAATACCGGCTTAAATGAGAAAGATTGTCAGAAGTATGGCTATAACTATGATTTTGCCTACACCATTCCAGCAGATAAGGTCAGTCTTATGCCGGAATGCAATCCACTCTTCTTTAAGCTGATTTATGAAAAGCCTACAGGAAGAATTTTGGGAGCCCAAGCTGTTGGAAAGGGAAGTGTAGATAAGAGAATTGATGTGATTGCGGCTATGATTAGCATGAATGCAACATTAGAGGATTTAAAGGAACTAGAGCTTTGCTATTCTCCTTACTATTCTACGGCTAAAGATGTTGTTAACCATACCGCCCTTGTAGCGTTGAATCTTTTACATGAGAAATTCAGACAGGTTCCGGTTTACAAGGTTAGAGAGTTGGTGGAGAGCAATGCATGCATTATTGACGTGAGAGAGGAAAGTGAGTTTGCAAAAGGGCACCTCATTAATGCGGTGAATATTCCCATGTCCCAGTTTAGAGAGAGACTTTCTGAAATCCCGAAGGATGTTCCGGTCTACTTGCATTGTCGCTCCTCACAACGTAGCTACAATGTGATTTGTGCTCTACAGAAGCTCGGATATACGAATCTCTATAATATTTCCGGATCCTATCTCGGTATTAGCTTCTATGAGTATTACAAAGATAAAGCGGAAGGCAGAAAGCCGATTGTAACAGAGTATAATTTTGCTTAA
- a CDS encoding PTS fructose transporter subunit IIB, protein MYVIGISACPTGIAHTYMAADAIEKAAQNLGAEFKVETQGSIGIENKLTIDDINRADIVIITAAVAVREFERFQNYQHKIFVVSLQNVIAKGNELIKNEMMKRGILK, encoded by the coding sequence ATGTATGTAATTGGTATTTCCGCATGTCCAACAGGAATCGCACACACGTATATGGCGGCGGATGCTATTGAAAAGGCGGCTCAAAATCTCGGAGCTGAATTCAAGGTTGAAACCCAAGGTTCTATCGGTATCGAAAACAAATTAACCATCGATGATATTAACAGGGCTGATATTGTCATTATCACAGCGGCTGTTGCTGTTAGAGAATTTGAACGATTTCAAAACTACCAACATAAGATTTTCGTAGTTTCGCTTCAAAATGTCATCGCAAAAGGAAATGAACTTATTAAAAATGAAATGATGAAAAGAGGTATTCTTAAATGA
- the rpsI gene encoding 30S ribosomal protein S9, translating to MATKKKTGVTYVGTGRRKTSVARVFMTPGTGVMTVNGKALEEYLPLATLRMVVNSPLVLTETKDQFDIKVNVYGGGYTGQAGAMRHGIARALLEASEDYRPALKKAGFLTRDSRGKERKKYGLKGARRAPQFSKR from the coding sequence ATGGCAACTAAGAAGAAAACAGGTGTTACCTACGTTGGTACAGGTCGTCGTAAGACATCCGTAGCTCGTGTCTTTATGACTCCGGGTACTGGTGTAATGACAGTGAATGGTAAAGCGTTAGAGGAATATCTTCCATTAGCAACGTTAAGAATGGTTGTTAATTCACCATTAGTATTAACGGAAACAAAAGATCAATTTGACATCAAGGTTAATGTTTATGGTGGTGGATACACTGGTCAAGCCGGTGCAATGCGTCATGGTATTGCTCGTGCTTTGCTTGAAGCAAGTGAGGATTACCGTCCGGCTCTTAAGAAGGCCGGTTTCTTAACGCGTGATTCTCGTGGTAAGGAACGTAAGAAGTACGGATTAAAGGGTGCTCGTCGTGCTCCTCAATTCAGTAAGCGTTAA
- a CDS encoding transcription antiterminator, translated as MFNDKETNILKMFLNGEYIHIQKIADDLSISNRTVSRAISDIKDKLKDYHMTLQLHKHLGYKLSFDNHNHLLNLQKELDISSKNTIELQIIAEILQNSPTSITDLAEKLYYSESVISSKLKNVESLLNKYHLTYFSKPNYGIEIKGSEAHIRNLIIQEYMIFNNNRIVDTILPIFNKENFKLLEKIIKNKLYDYHFILSDMDYSNLLVVIIAASFRNSHTKAASTFQGNEDDSFIQEIVNEINESFQLNMDDKEIHYISTNTILNKETASDVTSNKIKDFIHMAMAVIHQENPDYYQFNDNFYNLLFIHMDLLIKRTNTPNVFINPLLSNIKKEYLVEFNDAIKLGNLIKEYFDLEISDDEIGYLAIHLASSARRINKKKTAIILCNYGVGTSLIVKQKIEKTYDDIEIIGVYPSTFLNIAINSSPDFIITTTKLDYYPSNIPLIDAGDVLLKDNYELDFTTDNNLNFFFSPNLFFNIQGRNKDEILTIIEKKLIDTLAIEQDLMEAIMEREQLSTTEIGHLFAMPHAIKSGDFKSFIAVFRNDKKIIWSTEEVQLIFILLLNRKDLNKIEILKKLYKKIGEYKIVDQLLSSYSYLEFIHILNEGDES; from the coding sequence ATGTTTAACGATAAAGAAACAAACATTTTAAAAATGTTTTTAAACGGTGAATATATTCATATTCAAAAAATCGCTGATGATTTATCCATATCCAACCGTACGGTAAGCAGAGCCATTTCCGATATCAAAGATAAATTGAAGGATTATCACATGACTCTCCAGTTACATAAACATTTAGGTTATAAATTATCCTTCGACAATCACAACCATCTATTAAACTTACAAAAAGAGCTGGATATTTCTTCAAAAAATACCATTGAACTTCAAATCATTGCGGAAATTCTACAGAACTCACCGACCAGCATTACAGATTTAGCTGAAAAATTGTATTATAGCGAATCGGTTATCAGTTCTAAATTAAAAAACGTGGAGTCTTTATTAAACAAATATCACCTCACGTACTTTTCAAAACCAAATTATGGAATTGAAATCAAAGGAAGTGAAGCTCATATTCGAAATTTAATCATCCAAGAATACATGATTTTCAACAACAATCGCATCGTCGATACCATTCTTCCCATCTTCAACAAAGAAAATTTCAAATTACTAGAAAAAATCATTAAAAATAAATTATACGACTATCATTTCATTCTGTCGGATATGGATTACTCCAATCTATTAGTAGTGATTATTGCGGCTTCTTTTAGAAATTCCCACACCAAAGCCGCTTCTACTTTCCAAGGAAATGAAGACGATTCTTTCATTCAGGAAATTGTCAACGAAATTAACGAATCCTTTCAACTCAACATGGACGACAAGGAAATTCATTATATCAGTACCAATACAATTCTTAATAAGGAAACAGCTTCCGATGTCACCAGTAATAAAATTAAAGACTTTATTCACATGGCAATGGCGGTAATTCATCAAGAAAACCCTGATTATTATCAATTCAATGATAACTTTTATAACCTATTATTCATTCACATGGATTTATTAATCAAACGCACCAATACTCCAAACGTATTCATCAACCCTTTATTAAGCAATATCAAAAAAGAGTATCTGGTTGAATTCAATGACGCTATTAAACTGGGAAACTTAATTAAAGAATACTTTGATTTGGAAATATCCGATGATGAAATCGGCTACTTAGCCATTCATTTAGCTTCTTCGGCTAGGAGAATAAACAAAAAGAAAACTGCCATCATCCTTTGCAATTATGGTGTAGGAACCTCTTTGATTGTCAAACAAAAAATCGAAAAAACATATGATGACATCGAAATTATCGGTGTTTATCCTTCAACTTTTTTGAACATTGCTATCAACAGTTCCCCGGATTTCATCATTACCACAACCAAGTTGGATTATTATCCATCCAATATCCCTTTAATCGATGCTGGTGATGTTTTATTAAAGGACAACTACGAGCTGGATTTTACCACCGACAACAATCTAAACTTTTTCTTCAGTCCAAACTTATTCTTCAATATTCAAGGTCGCAATAAAGATGAAATCTTGACCATCATTGAAAAGAAATTAATCGATACCCTTGCTATTGAACAAGACCTCATGGAGGCCATCATGGAACGAGAACAACTATCCACCACTGAAATCGGTCATCTTTTCGCTATGCCGCACGCTATTAAAAGTGGCGATTTCAAATCCTTTATCGCCGTCTTTAGAAATGATAAAAAAATCATTTGGTCAACAGAGGAAGTACAACTAATTTTTATCCTATTACTCAATCGTAAAGACCTGAATAAAATTGAAATACTCAAAAAACTGTATAAAAAAATTGGCGAATATAAAATTGTTGATCAATTATTATCTTCTTACAGCTACCTCGAATTTATCCATATCTTAAACGAAGGAGATGAATCATGA
- a CDS encoding YeeE/YedE family protein has translation MKQMERIAGFILLAIVVLFGMFGLSSSMLYFRLLMGVLLGYALSRGYMGFAGSVNRAYNGGSTKLMRALMFMFFVTAAVSTAVLYNADVSKFDLWINPINIGLLLGGLLFGFGMAFSSCCASGVLTDLVAAFPRAFVTLIFFCMGVFVGFPIQNTASWVQDSLIKIEGKNGVYFPDLFGFDGLQGYLGALILTGILCLIVVKLSYIYENRRKKAGTYFGVISETAQLSGEKKSLEESGEVCPFCENGYEKIFVRPWSLKTATLVISAVFILLMGVTKAGWGASTPYGFWFGKILMVFGVKADAIVEFTKGVAGPYEMPFFKHPINVQNIGIVLGTLFYMLTSNSFLSTCKASLKINAKQAFFYALGGFAMGFGTRLANGCNVGALYTPIANFSLSGWIFLVVLVAGGIIGNMVAKKVHL, from the coding sequence ATGAAACAAATGGAGAGAATTGCCGGCTTTATTTTGCTTGCAATTGTAGTATTGTTCGGCATGTTTGGACTGAGTTCCTCTATGCTATATTTCAGGTTATTGATGGGTGTGCTTTTAGGCTATGCGCTATCTAGAGGCTATATGGGCTTTGCGGGAAGTGTCAATCGTGCCTATAATGGTGGTTCTACTAAATTGATGAGGGCTTTGATGTTTATGTTTTTTGTTACGGCTGCAGTTAGTACTGCGGTTTTATACAATGCGGATGTTTCAAAGTTTGATCTCTGGATAAATCCGATTAATATTGGCTTGCTTTTAGGAGGACTTCTCTTCGGTTTTGGTATGGCGTTTTCGTCTTGCTGTGCATCGGGAGTATTGACAGACCTTGTAGCTGCATTCCCAAGAGCTTTTGTTACCTTAATATTTTTCTGTATGGGTGTTTTTGTAGGCTTTCCAATTCAAAATACAGCAAGCTGGGTACAGGATTCTCTGATTAAAATTGAAGGAAAAAACGGTGTGTATTTTCCGGATTTATTCGGATTTGACGGTTTACAGGGTTACCTAGGTGCACTCATTTTGACTGGGATTCTTTGCCTTATCGTAGTGAAGTTGAGTTATATCTACGAAAACAGAAGAAAGAAAGCAGGTACATATTTTGGGGTCATAAGTGAAACCGCACAGCTTTCTGGTGAAAAGAAGTCTCTGGAAGAAAGTGGAGAGGTTTGTCCTTTCTGCGAGAACGGTTATGAGAAAATCTTTGTACGTCCATGGAGCTTAAAGACAGCGACTCTTGTCATTTCTGCTGTTTTTATACTTCTGATGGGTGTTACTAAGGCTGGTTGGGGAGCAAGTACACCATACGGCTTTTGGTTCGGGAAAATTCTTATGGTCTTTGGAGTTAAGGCAGATGCTATCGTAGAGTTTACAAAGGGAGTGGCAGGACCTTATGAAATGCCTTTCTTTAAGCATCCAATAAATGTACAGAATATTGGTATTGTCTTAGGCACATTGTTCTATATGCTTACTTCTAACAGCTTCTTATCTACATGCAAGGCAAGTCTGAAGATTAATGCAAAGCAAGCCTTCTTCTATGCCCTTGGTGGATTTGCAATGGGATTTGGAACCAGACTTGCTAACGGATGTAACGTAGGAGCTTTATATACTCCAATTGCAAACTTCTCCTTATCTGGATGGATTTTCCTTGTCGTCCTAGTAGCTGGAGGAATTATCGGGAATATGGTGGCAAAAAAAGTTCACCTATAA